A window of Vulpes lagopus strain Blue_001 chromosome 21, ASM1834538v1, whole genome shotgun sequence contains these coding sequences:
- the ASB8 gene encoding ankyrin repeat and SOCS box protein 8 isoform X2 has protein sequence MSSSMWYIMQSIQSKYSLSERLIRTIAAIRSFPHDNVEDLIRGGADVNCTHGTLKPLHCACMVSDADCVELLLEKGAEVNALDGYNRTALHYAAEKDEACVEVLLEYGANPNALDGNRDTPLHWAAFKNNAECVRALLESGASVNALDYNNDTPLSWAAMKGNLESVSILLDYGAEVRVINLKGQTPISRLVALLVRGLGTEKEDSCFELLHRAVGHFELRKNGTMPREVARDQQLCEKLTVLCSAPGTLKTLSRYAVRRSLGLQYLPDAVKGLPLPASLKEYLLLVE, from the exons ATGAGTTCCAGTATGTGGTATATTATGCAGAGCATTCAGAGCAAATACTCTCTCTCAGAGCGCTTAATCCGAACAATCGCTGCCATTCGTTCCTTCCCACATGATAATGTAGAGGACCTCATCAGAGGG GGAGCAGATGTGAACTGTACCCATGGCACGCTGAAGCCACTGCACTGTGCCTGCATGGTGTCAGATGCTGACTGTGTGGAGTTACTCTTGGAAAAAGGAGCTGAG GTGAATGCCCTGGATGGTTACAACCGAACAGCCCTCCACTATGCAGCTGAGAAAGATGAGGCTTGTGTGGAGGTCCTCTTGGAGTATGGAGCAAACCCCAATGCACTGGATGGCAACCGAGACACCCCACTTCACTGGGCAGCCTTTAAGAACAATGCCGAGTGTGTGCGGGCCCTGCTAGAGAGCGGGGCCTCTGTCAATGCCCTGGATTATAACAATGATACCCCGCTCAGCTGGGCCGCCATGAAGGGGAATCTCGAGAGCGTTAGCATCCTTCTTGATTATGGTGCAGAGGTCAGAGTCATCAACCTAAAAGGCCAGACGCCCATCTCCCGCCTGGTGGCTCTGTTAGTTAGGGGACTCGGAACAGAGAAGGAAGACTCTTGCTTTGAGCTCCTCCACAGAGCTGTTGGACACTTTGAATTAAGGAAGAATGGCACCATGCCACGCGAAGTGGCCAGAGACCAGCAGCTGTGTGAAAAACTGACTGTTCTGTGCTCAGCCCCAGGAACTCTAAAAACACTCTCTCGCTATGCTGTGCGCCGGAGTTTAGGACTCCAGTATCTGCCAGATGCAGTCAAGGGCCTCCCACTGCCAGCTTCTCTGAAGGAATACCTGTTACTCGTGGAATAG